Proteins encoded by one window of Gouania willdenowi chromosome 4, fGouWil2.1, whole genome shotgun sequence:
- the hykk.2 gene encoding hydroxylysine kinase, whose translation MAAKHIKPKFSQSQVTEIVKRLFSLTPSEVRSLPSYDDQNFFVATVDDGEYVLKIMNSADSENLTLIEVQTYTMAYLQQNGLPAQTARPTTSGKLMSLEEMDFGYGCQKYLVRLLTYLPGTTISKVPLTPQLLYETGKTAATMDKLLQEMKHPQLSILERGNFIWSLSNVCLLEGYLPVLNGDPLQEVVKSVIQQYKWTVEPKRSNFRKCINHGDFNDLNVLVQPDNNNGHTISGILDFGDMHSGFFIHELAITIMYMMTEHPEPIEVGGPVLAGWESVFPLNEAEKDCLYMLVLSRFCQSLVLARHSVKLQPENAEYLMISSKKGVHILSNLWKLGKEHVEKVWFERAAQLSEQYQKK comes from the exons ATGGCAGCGAAACACATCAAACCCAAATTCAGCCAATCTCAGGTGACTGAGATAGTGAAGAGGCTCTTCAGTTTGACTCCGTCAGAAGTTCGTTCTCTGCCAAGCTATGACGACCAAAACTTCTTTGTTGCGACTGTGGACGATGGCGAGTATGTTTTGAAGATCATGAACTCGGCGGACAGTGAGAACCTCACGCTGATCGAGGTACAGACGTATACAATGGCCTATCTTCAACAGAATGGACTGCCTGCACAAACAGCAAGGCCAACCACCAGCGGAAAACTCATGAGCCTGGAGGAAATGG attTTGGTTATGGTTGTCAGAAGTACCTGGTTCGACTCTTGACCTATTTACCTGGGACAACCATCTCCAAGGTTCCATTAACACCACAGCTCTTGTATGAAACAGGGAAGACTGCAGCCACCATGGACAAACTCCTCCAAGAG ATGAAACATCCTCAGCTCAGCATTCTGGAGAGGGGAAACTTTATTTGGAGTTTGTCTAACGTTTGCCTACTGGAAGGATATCTACCTGTATTAAATGGAGATCCTCTTCAGGAGGTGGTCAAGTCTGTCATTCAGCAATACAAGTGGACTGTGGAACCCAAACGCTCCAATTTTCGCAAAT GCATCAACCATGGCGACTTCAATGACCTCAATGTACTCGTTCAACCTGACAACAATAACGGCCATACCATCTCTGGCATCCTTGACTTTGGTGACATGCACAGCGGCTTCTTCATCCATGAGCTCGCCATTACCATCATGTATATGATGACGGAGCACCCTGAGCCCATTGAGGTGGGTGGGCCAGTCCTAGCTGGCTGGGAGAGTGTCTTTCCGCTCAACGAGGCTGAGAAAGATTGCCTCTACATGCTGGTGTTGTCTCGCTTCTGCCAGTCTCTGGTGTTGGCTCGACACTCGGTGAAGTTGCAACCGGAAAACGCAGAGTATTTGATGATATCGTCAAAAAAAGGCGTCCACATTCTCAGTAATCTGTGGAAGCTTGGGAAGGAACACGTGGAGAAGGTGTGGTTTGAAAGAGCTGCTCAGCTCAGTGAGCAATATCAAAAGAAATGA